The sequence below is a genomic window from Monodelphis domestica isolate mMonDom1 chromosome 2, mMonDom1.pri, whole genome shotgun sequence.
AAGTTACTATTTCTGGGACGTTATAGAAAATATTTGCCTTTCcgggcctcagtgtcttcatctataaaatgaggcaagcAGACTAGAGGTTTTCTATCATCCCTCACTGCCTCAGTGATCCATGTGTTTACATAGGTCAGCACGTGTAAAGTTAGAGAATGTCAGGAATTATCTGACACATGCCATGAATTGGGAAAGACACTCTTCCTCCTAAGGAGCTGTCTCATACCAACAGCTCAGCCTAGGATGCCCTATAAAAGGTATCTCTGCCCTTGGCTCCTCATCCACTCTGGTTCTTTAGCAGAGAGTTCCTGTCTGTGTCTCTGATCAGGGTGAGTATCTGCTTGAGAGCCCAGGGGATGGTTTGGAGTAAAGGGAAGGAAAGTATAAAGTAGGGGGAGAGAGAAGTGgggaggaagacagaaagggggatGAAGGCAAATGGATAAAGAGGCTGAGGATGAGGAAAGAGTTCAAATGAATGGGAAGTGAAGAAGCTGGTGAAGAATGGAAGCTTGAACTTTGGATTTCTGGACTGAGAGAAAATCAGTTTGGATTCTCCAGAAAACAACCATAAAAGAGTCTGGTCTCTGGAAGAAAGGGAGTAGAGAGGGATAGTAGTGGTCAGAGTTACAGGGAACCGCTTTGAATTAGAATTCAAAGGAtgctgtcggggggggggggttccctcCCTTGTCTAGaatataaaaactatttaatCTTTAAGGTTCTTTATACTTTTCCTAGTTGTACAATACCCAATAGTCACAGATAggtgtttatattatataaagcatattatgtatatatgtataaataatatatacatatctagtgacagagacagggagagatagacagaggtgataaaatttaataataatatcctCTTCCCAAATTCACCCTAAATATATTTAAGTggagaaattattttgttatgtCTTTTCTTTCTAGATACTAATATATTATTGGGAAAATTTACTATCACATTGAAGATCAATTGCAGATAAAGAAAACTTTTAAGACTAGATTTcatatatctgaaaaaaaaatctaatattgtCTTTCAGGTTTACTGAACTTCCACAGATATGTCCTGCCAGCAAAGCCAGCAGCAGTGCCAGGCCCCTAAGTGCCCACCTAAGTGTCCCCCCAAGTGTCAGACACCTAAGTGTCCACCCAAGTGTCCCCCAAAGTGCCCTACTCAGGCTCCATGCCCTCCTCCAGTCTCTTCTTGCTGTGGTTCTAGTTCAGGAGGATGCTGTAGCTCTGGGGGATGCTGTGGCTCCAGCTCTGGAGGATGCTGCAGCTCTGGCTCTGGGGGTGGCTGCTGCCTCTTCTCCCATCACAGGAGATCCCACAGGCGCAGGCACCAGAGGTCTGACTGCTGTGACAGTGGCAGTGGGCGCAGCCAGCAGTCTGGAGGCTGCTGTGGAAGCTCTGGGGGCTCCTGTGGAAGCTCCGGGGGATGCTGCTGATCTGGTGCTCCAACccaagaagagaagagacaatttattCCTCTTTATCCTTACTGCTTAGCCCCCTTTGTAAGCTCCTGGATTTGAATTGTTTAGATGTTCATAGGGGATGGGGAGAAGCAGGGCCTATCACTTCTTTATTATCAAACCCCCAATATTCAAACCACTCTCCTCTTCATTTATCCTGTGCAACAATAAAGTTTTTTGTTCTGGTCACAGGTGCCTCCTAGTCTCTGTTCTTTCCATTTGgaacttccttcaaggctcctTTCTTGTTGATTGATCCACAACAGACTTCCATGAGTACAGTACCTTCAGAGAATGTCCAAAGAGTAATTGTTGGTGGTAGGAATGGGAACCTAGGGCAAGGTTCCCTTCATTCTGACCCAAGGAGAAACAGAATATCTATGTAGAAATCAGTTTGTTTTAgcatttctttactttctttcctaaAGAGTAAAATACACCAAGGCATAGCTGTCTCTGCCTCCAAGTTTCTGGGGAGAGACAAAGGTTCAAGCCCAGGTGAAAAGGAGAGGGGCTATTCAGATGTGGGAACATCCCTCTTGGTTTGGAGCAAAAAGTCTCAAGGGACGGAGCCTGGTAGGAGAATTCAGGAGGACCTAGTCCTTCCTGTTGGATCATTTAAGGATGGGATGGCTAAATGATATATGATCTATCTCAACTTCCATTTTTCCCTGCTTCCACTAGTCCTGGCTGTCTGTTTGACCTAGAGCATAGGGATATCCAATACTGTTGACCTTTCTTAATCTCTAGAAAAGTCCTCTCTCTGGCATAGGGCTGTCCCTCTTTCACTGATACAGTCCCTGCATATCAGACAAAGTTGTAGCCTTTCTGAGATCTGCCTAGTCCTCCTAGAACCCCTCTCCCTCTTAATGGGGTGCACCCAATTCTAGAGCCCAGGACCAACCTCCAGATGCTGTCTGGGCTATGGTACCCTACTATTTTCTCCATATTTTCATGTGCTTTCTGGACCTCTAatgacctttttccttttcctgaaatcTTTTCAGCCAAGGGGTCCTAACTACAAGTTATATTTCAGCTATAGTAACAACACTGTAAGATAAGTCATTAATGACTGAGCTTCACaccaaagaaatgagaaaatgcacCTTCTTTCCTTAAAAGAAATGGAGGACTTGAGGTGGGGAAAAGGGCATATACTGTAAGACTCAGCTGGTCTATTGGTTGATTTCAAAaagcttgatttttatttcttgttctaaGGGATAGCTCATTGAGTAGGAGGCAGAGGATAGATGCACTTAAATATGAAGGTGAATTCAAACAAAATGTACCATAGTtaggttttttctaagtcagtttattttataaagttagcatttatatatagtgCCATAAAGTTTggaaacactttacaaataatatctcatttcacTTTTATGAGAACCCTTGGAGGCAGGTGCTATCActctccctattttacaaatgataaaagtGAGGTAAGCAGAGGCGAATGACTTGACCAGAATCAAATAGCTTACAAATTATCTGagaaaaaatttgaattcaagtccttctgTTTCTAGGTCCAATACTCTACTATGCCATCGATATTTTGACCTTAAGTCTATTTTGGctttaattcatctttttttttttgtctgttaagttattatctatttatttttgccagtcttttcttttaaattttgagttgtAATTTGTTCCTTCTCACCCATCCCCAAACCACTGAGAAGAtaagtaaaattttattaatctatCTCTATCACTCCTGTTCAGGATGCTTAATGAGTGCCTGATGGCTTGTTGTTCATTCCTGGGCAAGAGTCAGCCTGGGAGTTCCTTGAAGACTAGTTCCCAAGGGACAAGGGTAAATTTGgatttcataaaacaaggttatCATTTCTCCCTTCTGGTTATAAAATAAGGCTGTCAATACTTGCAAAGATAATGACCAGATGATTCAttcttctttcctgccttcctatATTCACGTGTGAAGTTGTCGTTCACCATTagtcatcatacattattgttattactgtgtataattttctcattttatatggataatatgaaaatatattctgCCTGATTTTACATGAAGACTTGACCATTATCAACAAGGAAAGGATCCAGGctaactccaaaggactcatgatgaaaaaagacaTCCACTCCCTAAGAAGGAACAGAGTCCAGTTcagactgaaacataccattcttcactttattttatccatgaatttttctctactgtgagCAGTATGTACagaacatgatgaacagggaaatatgtattatacaaTAATATACTTACACCCTATATaatattaccttccttcttggagaaaGATGggatggaggagaaaaaagaatgagacctatagctaatgtgagaatttgtttctcttggataagcatatctattataattaattacatatttatatcaaataatatgc
It includes:
- the LOC107651024 gene encoding late cornified envelope protein 1E-like; this encodes MSCQQSQQQCQAPKCPPKCPPKCQTPKCPPKCPPKCPTQAPCPPPVSSCCGSSSGGCCSSGGCCGSSSGGCCSSGSGGGCCLFSHHRRSHRRRHQRSDCCDSGSGRSQQSGGCCGSSGGSCGSSGGCC